The following coding sequences are from one Balneolales bacterium ANBcel1 window:
- a CDS encoding 3-isopropylmalate dehydratase, translated as MSKVIKGKAFVVGNDIDTDQIIPAEHLVYSLEDPEEKRFYGRYALSGVPDAQSGLPGGNIPFTDPDKFESEFKVIIGGKNFGCGSSREHAPFALQVAGAEAVVATGYARIFFRNAVDGGFIIPYESHDDLSEHISTGDEVEINGELDIIKNITTGKSYPLKKLGDVVDIVDAGGIFKYAAKHGMI; from the coding sequence ATGAGCAAAGTTATTAAAGGAAAAGCATTTGTCGTTGGAAACGACATCGACACCGACCAGATCATCCCCGCCGAACACCTCGTGTACAGTCTGGAGGATCCGGAGGAAAAACGGTTCTACGGACGCTATGCGCTTTCGGGAGTGCCGGATGCTCAGTCGGGCCTTCCCGGGGGAAACATTCCGTTTACCGACCCCGACAAGTTCGAATCGGAATTCAAGGTGATTATCGGAGGCAAGAACTTCGGTTGCGGCTCCTCGCGGGAGCACGCTCCGTTCGCGTTGCAGGTTGCCGGCGCCGAAGCGGTAGTGGCCACCGGGTACGCACGGATCTTCTTCCGGAATGCGGTCGACGGCGGTTTCATCATCCCCTACGAAAGTCACGATGACCTCAGCGAGCATATCTCGACCGGTGACGAAGTTGAGATCAACGGGGAACTGGATATCATCAAAAACATCACCACCGGCAAGAGTTATCCGCTGAAAAAACTGGGCGATGTTGTGGACATCGTCGATGCCGGCGGAATCTTCAAATACGCCGCCAAACACGGTATGATTTAG
- the leuB gene encoding 3-isopropylmalate dehydrogenase: MSKKIVLLPGDGIGVEVVREAEKIITFISERYGMEIETERHLAGGASLDAHDIPVKDEVIEACKRSDAVLLGAVGGPKWDDFPADKRPEKALLRLRKELGLYNNLRPVTVFSSLKDASPLRPEVVDGVDLLVVRELTGGLYFGEPKEITEKDGEEVGVDTMVYTTSEIERIAVAAFEAAKKRRNKVTSVDKANILASSQLWRKTVSRISESYPDVELEHMLVDNCAMQLIREPGQFDVILTENMFGDILSDEAAMLTGSIGMLPSASLGDGTGMYEPVHGSAPDIAGKDIANPLATLASTALLFRYSLNHEEAAVDIEKAIAKVLNAGYNCKDMSRHARHILSTSEMGDRILETMKE, from the coding sequence ATGAGTAAAAAAATTGTTCTTCTGCCCGGTGACGGCATCGGTGTGGAAGTTGTGAGGGAAGCGGAAAAAATCATCACCTTCATTTCAGAGCGGTACGGGATGGAGATAGAGACGGAGCGTCACCTGGCAGGTGGTGCCAGTCTGGACGCCCACGACATTCCGGTAAAGGATGAGGTCATCGAAGCGTGCAAAAGATCGGACGCGGTTTTGCTGGGAGCGGTAGGCGGACCAAAATGGGACGATTTTCCTGCCGACAAGCGTCCGGAGAAAGCGTTGCTCAGGCTGCGGAAAGAGCTGGGCCTGTACAACAACCTGCGACCGGTAACCGTGTTTTCCTCCCTTAAAGACGCCTCCCCCCTCCGCCCGGAAGTGGTTGACGGGGTGGATCTGCTGGTGGTGCGCGAACTCACCGGCGGACTCTATTTCGGCGAGCCGAAAGAGATCACGGAAAAAGACGGGGAGGAAGTGGGCGTGGACACCATGGTGTACACGACATCCGAAATCGAACGAATTGCGGTTGCGGCATTTGAAGCGGCTAAAAAACGCCGCAACAAGGTTACCTCGGTTGACAAGGCCAACATCCTGGCGAGTTCGCAACTGTGGCGCAAGACGGTCAGCCGTATTTCCGAATCCTACCCCGATGTGGAGCTGGAACATATGCTGGTGGATAACTGCGCGATGCAGCTAATCCGGGAGCCGGGACAGTTTGATGTGATACTGACGGAAAACATGTTCGGAGACATCCTCAGTGACGAGGCGGCCATGCTCACCGGGTCGATCGGCATGCTGCCATCGGCCAGCCTTGGCGACGGTACCGGCATGTACGAACCTGTGCACGGATCCGCTCCGGATATTGCGGGAAAAGACATCGCCAATCCGCTGGCTACCCTGGCCTCCACTGCCCTGCTCTTCCGCTACTCGCTGAACCACGAAGAGGCGGCGGTGGATATTGAAAAAGCGATCGCCAAAGTGCTGAATGCAGGATACAATTGCAAGGATATGAGCCGACACGCCCGCCACATCCTGTCCACCTCCGAAATGGGCGATCGGATTCTTGAAACCATGAAAGAGTGA
- the proC gene encoding pyrroline-5-carboxylate reductase: protein MFKAKSITVIGGGKMGETLISRLLSTKTLKKKHLFVADKHPGRITFFKEKLGVSGSTDNAEAAEKGDIILLCVKPQTATQVIASIRDVLRPDQLVISIMAGFTLQQLQEAIQKPVPVIRAMPNTPSEIGAGMTVLAAGNKSNGEHIQQAQKLFDAVGKTLVLDEHHFDAVTGLSASGPAFFYVIIEALAEGGVKCGLPRDISTLLVAQACLGSAKMVVETGQHPAILKDHVTTPAGCTIDGLLKLEEGGLRKTLIKAVDETARRARELGQE, encoded by the coding sequence ATGTTCAAGGCTAAAAGTATTACCGTAATCGGCGGAGGCAAAATGGGGGAAACGCTGATCTCCCGTCTGCTCTCCACAAAAACACTCAAAAAGAAACATCTGTTTGTCGCCGACAAGCACCCGGGACGTATTACTTTCTTCAAGGAGAAACTTGGTGTGTCCGGATCCACCGACAATGCCGAGGCGGCTGAAAAGGGAGACATCATCCTGTTATGTGTCAAGCCCCAGACCGCCACGCAGGTGATCGCCTCCATTCGCGATGTGCTCAGGCCCGACCAGCTGGTGATTTCCATTATGGCCGGCTTTACCTTGCAGCAGCTTCAGGAGGCCATTCAAAAGCCGGTTCCGGTAATACGGGCCATGCCCAACACTCCGAGTGAAATCGGCGCCGGCATGACGGTTCTCGCGGCGGGAAACAAATCCAACGGCGAGCACATTCAACAGGCCCAGAAACTGTTTGACGCGGTCGGAAAAACGCTGGTCCTGGACGAGCATCATTTTGACGCGGTTACGGGACTCAGTGCAAGCGGGCCGGCTTTTTTCTATGTGATTATCGAAGCCCTGGCCGAGGGTGGTGTCAAATGCGGCCTTCCCCGTGACATTTCGACCCTGCTCGTTGCCCAGGCATGTCTCGGTTCGGCAAAGATGGTGGTAGAAACGGGACAGCATCCCGCTATTTTGAAAGACCACGTGACCACCCCGGCCGGATGTACCATCGACGGTTTACTGAAACTGGAGGAAGGCGGCCTGCGAAAAACCCTGATCAAGGCGGTTGACGAAACAGCCCGGCGTGCGAGGGAACTGGGTCAGGAATAG
- a CDS encoding MFS transporter: MEFSAKSRLSFWEKAGYALGDGAANIAWRGVTTFLFVFYTDVYGLNPASVGLLMLIARSSDGFSDVAMGIIGDRTHSRFGKFRPWILWTAVPLAVMLSMLFFVPDLSYTGKLIYAYSTYILFTLIYTANNVPYGALMAVMTGDNKERASIGSFRMVGAFAGGMLVQGSLLLLVSLFGNVGPEIHVTKMDTEEFRVTVSSSRNVENANISTDAGLALFVWADPDELNPAHEPAPGMSFTMEANEPYTFIISGEEDLQAADIVIIDQERGYSYSMFLMSVFLALFLIVTFFSTKERVTPPVSQQTNLKNDLKDLIKNRPWLVLLVIGLLFSVYNSIKQGIIVIYFSHYLNEPLMAGTFMVGLMLASIGGAMITAPLSRIFGKKSLFIYALIFSGGINALFFFCGPDDIIPIFMIGIVSEVGAAIFPTLFFAMLGDAADYSEYQNKRRATGLVYSAGSFATKFGGGVAGAIIGLVLAAFHYDGQDAVAIQGAIPGIIMLMSWIPAVIAMLAAVLMTFYPLNQEKMDRITLELSNRRAEENSGRG, encoded by the coding sequence ATGGAATTTTCTGCTAAGAGCAGGCTTTCTTTCTGGGAAAAAGCAGGTTATGCTCTTGGAGACGGGGCTGCCAATATTGCCTGGAGAGGTGTGACCACCTTTTTATTTGTTTTTTATACCGATGTTTATGGCTTGAATCCGGCATCAGTTGGGTTGTTGATGCTTATTGCCCGTTCCAGTGATGGCTTCAGCGATGTGGCCATGGGTATCATCGGAGATCGTACGCATTCCAGATTCGGCAAGTTCCGCCCATGGATTTTATGGACGGCTGTTCCCCTGGCCGTGATGCTCTCGATGCTGTTTTTTGTCCCTGACCTGAGCTACACGGGTAAACTGATCTATGCTTACTCCACGTATATCCTTTTTACGCTCATATATACGGCCAATAACGTTCCTTATGGAGCTTTGATGGCGGTGATGACCGGCGATAACAAGGAGCGTGCCAGTATCGGATCGTTCAGAATGGTTGGAGCTTTTGCCGGCGGCATGCTGGTACAGGGTTCATTGCTGCTGCTGGTTTCATTGTTCGGTAATGTTGGCCCCGAGATTCATGTGACGAAAATGGATACGGAGGAGTTCCGGGTCACGGTATCGTCATCGAGAAATGTGGAAAATGCCAATATCAGCACCGATGCCGGGCTCGCCCTGTTTGTATGGGCGGATCCTGATGAGCTGAACCCTGCCCATGAACCTGCCCCCGGGATGAGTTTTACCATGGAGGCCAATGAGCCCTATACGTTTATCATTTCGGGGGAGGAGGATCTGCAGGCCGCTGACATTGTGATCATTGACCAGGAGCGCGGCTACAGTTATTCGATGTTCCTGATGTCGGTTTTTCTGGCGCTGTTCCTGATTGTTACTTTTTTCAGTACCAAAGAGCGCGTTACGCCACCGGTATCCCAGCAGACCAACCTGAAAAATGATCTAAAGGATTTGATCAAAAACCGGCCGTGGCTGGTGCTTCTTGTCATCGGACTGTTATTCAGTGTCTATAATTCCATCAAACAGGGGATTATTGTCATTTATTTTTCCCACTATTTGAACGAACCGCTGATGGCCGGTACGTTTATGGTCGGACTGATGCTTGCCTCGATCGGTGGGGCAATGATCACTGCTCCACTAAGCCGTATATTCGGCAAGAAAAGCCTGTTTATTTATGCCCTGATCTTTTCAGGGGGTATCAATGCACTGTTTTTTTTCTGCGGACCTGATGATATCATTCCCATTTTTATGATTGGCATCGTATCCGAGGTAGGGGCAGCCATATTTCCGACGTTGTTTTTTGCCATGCTCGGGGATGCCGCGGATTATTCGGAATATCAAAACAAACGTCGTGCCACCGGCCTGGTCTATTCGGCGGGATCATTTGCAACCAAGTTCGGTGGCGGAGTTGCAGGAGCCATCATTGGACTGGTACTGGCGGCATTTCACTATGATGGTCAGGATGCCGTCGCCATTCAGGGCGCTATTCCGGGTATCATCATGCTGATGAGCTGGATTCCGGCAGTCATAGCGATGCTGGCAGCCGTGTTAATGACATTTTATCCATTGAATCAGGAAAAGATGGACCGCATTACACTGGAGTTGAGCAACAGGCGGGCCGAAGAAAACTCAGGCCGGGGATAA